A single region of the Fenollaria sporofastidiosus genome encodes:
- a CDS encoding corrinoid protein, producing MRKEEYYKILDDYVYEYEDEKIAEVAQNYIDEGYDALDAIVNGLVPGMKRAGEAFQEEEYFVTDLLLCSDAMNNALDVLRPHLEKNELEHNHKIVIGVVEGDTHDIGKNLVKTMFQTQGFEVIDLGRDVEVHKFVDAAQEHGVDIICMSTLMTTTMRNMRRVIEILEDRGIRDKYKVMIGGGPISQSFANKIGADKYTVDAVEAVKAAKELLKI from the coding sequence ATGAGAAAAGAAGAGTACTACAAAATTCTAGACGACTACGTCTACGAATACGAAGACGAAAAGATAGCAGAGGTGGCACAAAACTATATTGATGAAGGTTATGACGCACTTGATGCTATAGTTAACGGATTGGTTCCAGGAATGAAAAGAGCGGGGGAAGCTTTTCAAGAAGAGGAATATTTCGTAACAGACCTTTTGTTATGTTCAGATGCAATGAACAATGCACTTGATGTGTTAAGACCACACCTAGAGAAGAACGAGCTTGAACACAATCACAAGATAGTCATAGGTGTTGTTGAAGGGGACACTCACGACATTGGCAAGAACTTAGTTAAGACCATGTTTCAAACACAAGGTTTTGAAGTCATAGACCTAGGCAGAGATGTTGAAGTGCATAAGTTTGTTGACGCCGCACAAGAGCATGGAGTTGACATCATATGTATGTCGACACTTATGACAACAACCATGAGAAACATGAGAAGAGTCATTGAGATACTTGAAGACAGAGGCATAAGAGACAAATACAAAGTAATGATAGGTGGAGGACCTATCTCACAATCATTTGCAAATAAGATTGGCGCAGATAAGTATACTGTAGATGCTGTCGAAGCCGTTAAAGCTGCTAAGGAGTTATTAAAAATATAA
- a CDS encoding Na+/H+ antiporter NhaC family protein, which produces MDEKSSIKPNGLALIPFIVFIGFFLLSGIILDNMGVEMAFYQIPSPIAVLIGTIVAFLMFKGSIDSKFEVFVKGCGDDNIIIMCLIYILAGAFATLSKASGAVDSVVNLGLSIIPVQFITAGLFVIACFLSIATGTSVGTIVTVGPIAVGIAQKAGLPVALVLGALVGGSMFGDNLSVISDTTIAATRTQNVDMKDKFRSNFKVALPAAIVTLIILLIVARTSGPVNFDDLSYNFVLILPYLFVLIAALCGVNVFVVLTLGIVFAGGVGIATGSYNGLELCQNIFSGFSGQFEIFLLSMLTGGLANMVRANGGIEWLVLKIAKMAKGKNSAELSTALLTMISNAALANNTVSIIICGPITKRISNKFKVDPRRTASLLDMFSCITQGLIPYGAQILIASGFTEGAVSPVELVPYIWYPMILLVFAVLSIFVRYADLKTKWNFELDKVEEA; this is translated from the coding sequence ATGGACGAAAAATCATCAATCAAACCTAATGGATTGGCACTGATACCATTCATTGTATTTATAGGTTTTTTCTTGTTATCAGGAATCATTTTAGACAACATGGGTGTAGAGATGGCATTCTACCAAATACCATCACCTATAGCAGTACTTATTGGTACTATCGTTGCCTTCTTAATGTTTAAGGGATCGATAGACTCAAAGTTCGAAGTATTCGTTAAAGGCTGCGGAGATGACAACATCATCATCATGTGTTTAATCTACATCTTAGCTGGTGCTTTCGCAACACTATCTAAGGCATCTGGAGCTGTTGACTCAGTTGTAAACTTGGGCTTAAGCATAATACCAGTTCAATTCATAACAGCAGGTTTATTTGTAATCGCTTGCTTCTTATCAATCGCAACAGGTACTTCAGTTGGTACTATAGTTACAGTTGGTCCTATCGCTGTAGGTATTGCACAAAAAGCAGGTCTACCAGTTGCTTTAGTATTAGGGGCTTTAGTAGGTGGATCAATGTTTGGTGACAACCTTTCAGTTATATCCGACACAACAATCGCCGCAACAAGAACTCAAAATGTTGATATGAAGGATAAGTTTAGATCAAACTTCAAGGTAGCACTACCAGCCGCAATTGTAACACTTATTATCTTATTAATAGTTGCTAGGACATCTGGACCAGTTAACTTTGATGATTTAAGCTACAACTTTGTACTTATCTTACCTTACTTGTTCGTACTTATAGCTGCTTTATGTGGCGTTAACGTATTCGTTGTACTTACACTTGGTATTGTATTTGCAGGCGGAGTTGGTATCGCAACTGGCTCATACAACGGACTTGAACTTTGCCAAAACATTTTTAGTGGCTTTTCAGGACAATTTGAAATATTCTTACTTTCAATGCTAACTGGTGGTCTTGCTAATATGGTTAGAGCTAATGGCGGTATCGAATGGCTAGTATTAAAGATAGCTAAGATGGCAAAGGGCAAAAACTCTGCAGAACTATCTACTGCACTACTAACTATGATATCAAACGCTGCTCTTGCAAATAACACTGTATCAATCATCATATGCGGACCTATCACAAAGAGAATTTCTAATAAATTCAAAGTTGACCCTAGAAGAACAGCATCACTACTTGATATGTTCAGTTGTATAACTCAAGGACTTATCCCTTACGGTGCACAAATACTTATCGCTTCAGGCTTCACTGAAGGGGCTGTATCACCAGTTGAGTTAGTTCCATATATTTGGTATCCAATGATATTATTAGTATTTGCAGTTCTATCAATCTTTGTTAGATACGCTGACCTTAAGACTAAATGGAACTTTGAACTTGACAAAGTAGAAGAAGCATAA
- a CDS encoding double-cubane-cluster-containing anaerobic reductase, with the protein MNIRKDLPEIFDEFKDKRRESFLKVKEIKDKNIPVIGIFCTFFPQEIALAAGATSVSLCSTSDETIKDAERDLPTNLCPLIKASYGFAITDKCPFFYFSDLIVGETTCDGKKKMYEYLGMIKHVYVMELPQKRSEESLKLWKAEIKKLAAYVSKEFGCEITEEKLREATVIKNNERSAVKDFYGIMKADELPIMGLDLWHVLNGVQFEFDKKAIPNELSELKKKILSENKHITGKKRILITGCPIGGATEKVIKAVEDNGGIVVSYENCGGAKAIDENVDLSNPDIYDALAKKYLNIGCACISPNTPRLNLLSRMIDEYKVDGVVDMQLQACTPFQVETKVIRDFVTKEKNTPYIQVETDYSESDLGQLNTRIEAFIEML; encoded by the coding sequence ATAAACATAAGAAAAGATTTACCAGAGATTTTTGATGAATTTAAAGACAAGAGAAGAGAATCGTTTTTAAAAGTAAAAGAAATTAAAGACAAGAATATACCTGTCATAGGTATATTCTGTACATTCTTTCCGCAAGAGATAGCTCTTGCGGCGGGAGCGACATCTGTTTCCTTATGTTCAACATCTGATGAAACCATAAAAGATGCTGAAAGGGACTTACCTACAAACCTTTGCCCACTTATCAAGGCAAGCTACGGCTTTGCTATAACAGACAAGTGTCCCTTCTTTTATTTCTCTGACCTTATAGTCGGAGAAACAACTTGCGATGGCAAGAAGAAGATGTATGAGTACCTTGGTATGATTAAGCACGTCTATGTTATGGAGCTGCCACAAAAGAGGTCTGAGGAGAGCCTTAAGCTATGGAAGGCTGAGATTAAAAAGCTTGCTGCATATGTATCGAAAGAGTTTGGATGTGAGATAACAGAAGAAAAGCTTAGAGAAGCAACTGTGATAAAGAACAATGAAAGAAGTGCTGTTAAAGACTTTTATGGCATAATGAAGGCTGACGAACTTCCTATCATGGGTTTAGACTTGTGGCATGTTTTAAATGGAGTGCAATTTGAATTCGATAAGAAGGCAATACCTAATGAGCTTTCAGAGCTTAAGAAGAAAATTTTAAGTGAGAACAAACACATCACAGGTAAGAAGAGGATACTTATTACAGGTTGCCCAATAGGTGGAGCGACTGAAAAGGTAATAAAGGCTGTTGAGGACAACGGAGGCATTGTAGTTAGCTACGAAAACTGTGGTGGCGCTAAGGCGATAGATGAGAACGTTGACCTAAGTAATCCAGACATATATGATGCGCTTGCTAAGAAGTACTTAAACATTGGCTGCGCATGTATCAGTCCTAACACACCAAGGCTTAATCTATTATCAAGAATGATAGATGAGTATAAGGTTGATGGCGTTGTTGATATGCAGCTTCAAGCATGTACACCATTCCAAGTAGAGACAAAAGTTATTAGAGACTTTGTCACAAAAGAAAAGAATACTCCTTACATCCAAGTAGAAACTGATTACTCAGAGTCAGACTTGGGACAATTAAACACAAGAATCGAAGCATTCATAGAGATGCTTTAG
- a CDS encoding RluA family pseudouridine synthase, whose protein sequence is MINDEYNVCFVAKRSYDKMSEMIDELNISKRLFRRSYLNKDIFVNEKFRRKDLPIVKGEVLHIHMPEEDTVPDDFTCEMDIVDETIDYMVINKEKGILVHETKNNQGATMYNALNNLFQSRSLKRRVRLVNRLDMNTTGLMVVAKNPFAHYNLMLQMESGTFKKKYHAVVDGGFPYDEIVVEKNIKTDETDHIKKKVCDSDEGDYAKTIFKKVLSTEKFSIVEADLCTGRTHQIRLHLAYLGFPIVGDTLYNEKTYEGVDRQLLHSFEISFKDPRTNEERRYIVSDHSDIINFSKNFV, encoded by the coding sequence GTGATTAACGATGAGTACAATGTATGCTTTGTTGCAAAGAGGTCATATGACAAGATGAGTGAGATGATTGACGAGCTTAATATATCAAAGAGACTCTTTAGACGAAGCTACCTTAATAAAGATATATTTGTAAATGAAAAATTTAGACGCAAGGACCTACCCATAGTTAAGGGAGAGGTGCTTCATATACATATGCCCGAAGAGGACACAGTGCCTGATGACTTCACATGCGAGATGGACATAGTAGATGAGACTATAGACTACATGGTCATCAACAAAGAGAAGGGCATCTTGGTGCACGAGACGAAGAACAATCAAGGTGCGACTATGTATAATGCTCTTAACAATCTATTTCAGTCACGCTCTCTTAAGAGGCGCGTTCGCCTTGTCAATAGACTCGATATGAACACAACAGGTCTCATGGTCGTTGCAAAGAACCCCTTCGCCCACTACAATCTTATGCTTCAAATGGAGAGTGGTACCTTCAAGAAGAAGTACCATGCAGTAGTCGATGGAGGCTTTCCTTATGATGAGATAGTAGTTGAGAAGAACATCAAGACCGACGAGACTGATCATATAAAAAAGAAAGTCTGCGATAGTGACGAGGGCGATTATGCAAAGACCATATTCAAAAAAGTTCTAAGTACAGAAAAGTTCTCTATAGTCGAAGCGGATCTATGTACAGGAAGGACGCATCAGATAAGGTTGCACCTAGCGTACTTGGGCTTTCCTATAGTAGGTGACACTCTATACAATGAGAAGACTTATGAAGGTGTTGATAGACAACTATTGCATTCCTTCGAGATAAGCTTTAAGGATCCAAGGACTAATGAAGAGAGACGCTATATAGTGAGTGATCACTCTGATATAATAAATTTTTCTAAAAATTTTGTGTAA
- a CDS encoding NAD(+)/NADH kinase, whose translation MSERIINILAKDDDLSKKILLELEDKLGEQGFITTRDFNKDAELSIVLGGDGSFLRSVHQNDFPEVPFVGFNTGHLGFFQELSIDDVDRFVEEYIAGEYRQESLHLIETNVSYEGGSERLLSVNEMVVKANNSKAVELDVFINSNYLERFFGDGLIVSTPVGSTAYNYSVRGSVVHPKLECLQITPLAPINSKAFRSLQNSLIVPPNFIVRLEPKKRYEGEIILLNDGEETIFKDVKYVEIDMNYKKIYRIVFAKDSYWNNLKDKFL comes from the coding sequence ATGAGTGAGAGAATTATAAATATACTCGCTAAAGACGACGACTTAAGTAAGAAGATACTCTTAGAGCTTGAAGACAAGCTTGGAGAGCAGGGCTTCATTACGACTAGAGATTTTAATAAGGACGCAGAGTTATCTATAGTATTAGGCGGTGACGGCTCCTTCTTAAGAAGCGTGCATCAAAATGATTTTCCCGAAGTGCCTTTCGTTGGTTTCAATACAGGCCACTTAGGCTTCTTTCAAGAGCTTTCAATTGACGATGTCGATAGATTTGTCGAGGAGTATATTGCTGGTGAATATAGACAAGAGTCGCTGCACTTAATAGAGACTAATGTCTCTTATGAGGGCGGAAGCGAAAGACTGCTTTCTGTTAACGAGATGGTTGTTAAGGCAAACAACTCAAAGGCGGTTGAGCTTGATGTCTTTATTAACTCAAACTACTTAGAGAGGTTCTTTGGTGACGGACTTATAGTCTCTACACCAGTAGGCAGCACTGCATATAACTACTCGGTGCGTGGAAGCGTTGTGCATCCTAAGCTTGAGTGCTTACAAATAACACCACTCGCACCTATCAACTCGAAGGCCTTTAGATCCTTACAAAACTCACTTATAGTTCCACCGAACTTCATAGTAAGGCTTGAGCCAAAGAAGAGATACGAAGGCGAGATTATACTTCTTAACGATGGTGAGGAGACCATATTCAAAGACGTTAAGTACGTAGAGATTGATATGAACTACAAGAAGATTTATAGAATAGTATTTGCTAAAGATAGTTATTGGAACAACTTAAAAGATAAATTTTTATAG
- a CDS encoding histidinol-phosphatase HisJ family protein, which yields MYDFHLHSNFSVDCKVPPEDMVKEAIKQGLKAICFTDHIDLSLDQDKSKTVLFNIEDYLKEINKLKYSYINEIEVLKGVEFGLQLGLVDEYNELSKNPFDFILCSIHSIDGEKIFSREKNFVSDYEEGQIKYYTQMLEILKNFDSFDSLAHIDFIDRYYKYKDIEYEFTDAAKEIVYEILKLLIDKEKALEINTAALRFDMKCFHPQDDILDMYKELGGELITLGSDAHYTQDLAYGIKDAQRYLKDKGFKYLYIYKKRRPYPIHL from the coding sequence ATGTACGATTTTCATTTGCATTCAAATTTTTCAGTTGACTGCAAGGTCCCACCTGAGGATATGGTTAAGGAGGCTATCAAACAAGGGCTTAAAGCTATATGCTTTACTGACCACATAGACCTTTCGCTTGACCAAGACAAAAGTAAAACAGTTCTCTTTAACATAGAGGACTACCTAAAAGAGATAAATAAATTAAAATACTCTTACATAAACGAGATAGAAGTATTAAAGGGAGTGGAGTTTGGCCTTCAGCTTGGTCTTGTTGATGAGTATAACGAGCTAAGCAAGAACCCCTTCGACTTTATACTTTGCTCTATACACAGTATAGATGGAGAGAAAATCTTTTCAAGAGAGAAGAACTTCGTTAGTGACTATGAAGAAGGACAGATTAAGTACTACACACAGATGCTAGAGATCTTAAAGAACTTTGATAGCTTTGACTCACTTGCACATATCGACTTTATCGATAGGTACTACAAGTACAAAGACATTGAATACGAGTTTACAGATGCAGCTAAAGAGATAGTCTACGAGATATTAAAACTGCTCATAGACAAAGAAAAGGCATTGGAAATAAACACTGCTGCACTTCGCTTTGATATGAAGTGCTTCCATCCGCAAGATGACATACTTGATATGTATAAGGAACTTGGTGGCGAGCTAATAACTCTTGGTTCCGATGCGCACTATACACAGGACCTTGCATATGGTATAAAAGATGCTCAGAGGTATCTAAAGGATAAGGGCTTTAAGTACCTATACATCTACAAGAAGAGAAGACCATATCCAATACATTTGTAA
- a CDS encoding ABC transporter ATP-binding protein yields MFKSLKPLLRYFRKYKWGYILGIFFLLFIDVVQLYIPQILKYFANDYQRGVLTMKLATKYALLTIATGLMVAVARYFWRNYIIGNSMRVDYDLRKDFFWKLTSLSQNFFNTHKTGDLMSLATNDINAVRMTLGQGIIMFIDSTFLLILNFVMMIATTNVLFASKVLFTIPLIILLVTRFGGVIHSRFKAVQAQYGKITTRAQENFSGIRIIKAFGQEEENKKLFIEENLKYYDKNIELAKMQSFFNPFIQVLSNLSYLFLLFFGAKEVMQGTMLLGDFIAFNAYLGLMMWPARALGMVIVFMQRGAASMDRLNNIFNTEPEIVDAKDTIDLKDTKGEVEFKNVSFKYAEDLPYALKDISFKIRPGKTLAILGRTGSGKSSIVNVMLRLYEVNQGQILIDGHDIREIKLNSLRENISYVPQDDFLFSKTVKENIEFHYEHELDDETIEKYAKIAGVYDDIMDFKDGFDTILGERGVTLSGGQKQRVSIARALAKEKNILIMDDSLSAVDTETEEKILQNLNRDERGASKIIISHRVSTIKDADEILFIEDGAIVERGTHDELIKLNGRYNKLYEDQLLEQKINRGDE; encoded by the coding sequence ATGTTTAAATCACTAAAACCTCTTTTAAGATATTTCAGAAAGTACAAGTGGGGTTACATACTAGGGATATTCTTCCTACTGTTCATAGACGTTGTTCAGTTATACATACCTCAAATACTTAAGTACTTTGCAAACGACTACCAAAGGGGAGTCCTTACTATGAAGCTTGCGACAAAGTATGCACTTCTTACTATAGCTACAGGATTAATGGTTGCCGTTGCGAGATATTTTTGGAGAAACTACATAATAGGTAACTCGATGAGAGTTGACTATGATTTGAGAAAAGATTTCTTTTGGAAGTTAACGAGTCTTTCTCAAAATTTTTTTAATACGCACAAGACAGGGGACCTAATGAGTCTTGCGACTAACGACATAAACGCTGTTAGGATGACTCTTGGTCAAGGCATCATCATGTTTATCGACTCAACATTCTTACTTATACTTAACTTTGTAATGATGATTGCAACAACAAACGTCTTGTTTGCATCAAAAGTTTTATTCACAATACCACTTATCATACTATTAGTAACAAGATTCGGTGGTGTTATTCACTCACGCTTCAAAGCAGTGCAAGCTCAATATGGCAAGATAACAACTAGGGCACAAGAGAACTTCTCTGGCATTAGAATCATCAAAGCCTTCGGTCAAGAGGAAGAGAACAAGAAGCTCTTTATTGAAGAGAACCTTAAGTACTACGACAAGAACATTGAACTTGCAAAAATGCAAAGCTTTTTCAATCCATTTATACAAGTATTAAGCAACCTAAGCTACCTTTTCTTACTCTTCTTCGGAGCAAAAGAGGTTATGCAAGGCACTATGCTACTAGGGGACTTCATTGCCTTCAATGCATACTTAGGACTAATGATGTGGCCAGCGAGAGCCCTTGGTATGGTTATAGTCTTTATGCAAAGAGGCGCTGCATCCATGGACAGGCTTAATAATATATTCAATACCGAGCCGGAGATAGTTGATGCGAAAGATACCATCGACTTGAAAGACACAAAAGGCGAGGTCGAGTTTAAAAATGTTTCGTTTAAGTACGCAGAGGACCTTCCATATGCACTTAAAGACATAAGCTTTAAGATACGCCCGGGTAAGACACTTGCTATACTAGGTAGGACTGGTAGTGGCAAGTCGAGTATAGTTAATGTTATGCTAAGACTATACGAAGTGAATCAAGGTCAGATACTTATCGATGGTCACGACATAAGAGAAATAAAACTAAACTCACTAAGGGAGAACATCTCTTATGTGCCACAAGACGACTTTTTATTTTCAAAGACTGTTAAAGAGAACATCGAGTTTCACTACGAGCATGAGCTTGATGATGAGACCATAGAAAAGTACGCCAAGATAGCTGGAGTATATGATGACATCATGGACTTTAAGGACGGCTTTGATACCATACTAGGTGAGAGAGGCGTAACTCTATCTGGAGGTCAAAAGCAAAGAGTCTCTATAGCGAGAGCCTTAGCAAAGGAAAAGAACATACTTATCATGGACGACTCCTTATCTGCTGTTGATACTGAGACTGAAGAAAAGATATTACAAAATCTTAATAGAGACGAAAGAGGCGCATCGAAGATCATCATCTCACATAGAGTTTCAACTATAAAGGATGCAGATGAGATATTATTCATAGAAGACGGTGCTATAGTCGAGAGAGGTACTCATGATGAACTAATTAAGCTTAACGGTAGATACAATAAATTATATGAAGATCAACTACTAGAGCAAAAGATAAATAGAGGTGATGAATGA
- a CDS encoding ABC transporter ATP-binding protein, with the protein MMERNIDDINYQGKKSKNTFMRMLSYARPYTLQLIATFVMIIILTGLALLSPYLIKVAIDEHIQIEKIRMYEYPSPNEKTLSVVRTKDNMQGGIPYLIRESDLSKEEKKEYEGRGAFHLKEDGDGAYLYKSGDETKTAIYEVSPSEFKAYRQRDFKAINRLSLYFLLAIILTFVLDYLQTMSITVASQKMIYSMRIEVYDHIISRSLSFFDRNAIGRLTTRLTNDIEAVSEMYTDVMITLFKDIFMLAGIMLFMLSMDLKLSLLSFITLPIILVVSIYFRDKIRKILALSRKKLSLINSKLNENISGMRLIHIFGKEDKINREFDEANSDYRDTMLRRVKLVSIYRPGIDIIRNIAIASLIYFGAKEVLNETMYFGMLYLFIDYLKKFFMPIMDLTEKYNITQSAMVSAERVFAILDDDSEIKNPEHPLKFDDVQGEIEFKNVSFSYIKGEPVLKNISFKIKKGESIALVGPTGSGKTSIISLLTRFYEIDEGEILIDGININDIRKEDLRRNIGVVLQDVFLFSGTIRDNIKLNKEISDEEILKISKYVNADSFIQKLPGKYDEPVMERASTLSSGQRQLLSFARTLVYEPKILVLDEATANIDTETELLIQDAVKKLIKGRTSIAIAHRLSTIQHVDKILVIKNGTIREEGTHQELLDKKGLYYDLYRLQYDK; encoded by the coding sequence ATGATGGAAAGAAACATAGACGATATAAATTATCAAGGCAAGAAATCCAAAAACACCTTTATGAGAATGCTCTCATATGCAAGACCATATACCCTACAGTTAATCGCGACTTTCGTGATGATAATTATACTAACAGGTCTTGCGCTCCTTAGTCCATACTTAATTAAGGTTGCCATAGACGAGCATATACAAATCGAAAAGATTAGGATGTATGAGTACCCAAGCCCTAATGAAAAAACTTTAAGCGTAGTTCGTACTAAGGATAATATGCAAGGTGGTATTCCATACTTAATAAGAGAGAGTGATCTTAGTAAAGAAGAGAAGAAAGAGTATGAAGGCAGAGGCGCTTTTCATCTAAAAGAAGATGGAGACGGAGCCTACCTATACAAGTCGGGTGACGAAACAAAGACCGCCATATACGAAGTGAGCCCTAGTGAGTTTAAAGCGTATAGACAGAGGGACTTTAAAGCCATAAACAGACTGAGTTTGTACTTCCTTCTTGCAATCATCTTAACCTTCGTGCTTGACTACTTGCAAACGATGTCCATAACAGTGGCGTCACAAAAGATGATCTACAGCATGAGAATCGAAGTTTATGATCACATCATATCGAGGTCGCTTAGCTTTTTTGATAGAAACGCCATAGGTAGACTAACAACAAGACTTACTAACGACATAGAAGCTGTTAGTGAGATGTACACAGACGTAATGATAACATTGTTCAAAGACATATTTATGCTTGCAGGTATCATGCTCTTTATGTTGTCAATGGACTTAAAGCTAAGTCTACTAAGCTTCATTACTTTGCCAATCATACTAGTCGTTTCTATATACTTTAGAGACAAGATAAGAAAGATACTTGCTCTATCGAGAAAGAAGCTATCACTAATCAACTCTAAGCTTAATGAAAATATTTCAGGTATGAGATTGATACACATCTTTGGCAAGGAAGACAAGATTAACAGAGAGTTCGACGAAGCCAACTCTGACTACAGAGACACTATGCTTAGAAGAGTAAAGCTAGTCTCTATATATAGACCTGGTATAGATATAATAAGAAATATCGCTATAGCGAGCCTTATCTACTTCGGTGCGAAAGAAGTATTAAATGAGACTATGTACTTCGGTATGCTTTATCTATTCATCGACTACCTTAAGAAGTTCTTCATGCCTATCATGGACTTAACAGAGAAGTATAACATCACGCAGTCAGCCATGGTATCGGCTGAGAGAGTCTTTGCCATACTTGATGACGATAGCGAGATCAAAAATCCAGAGCATCCACTTAAATTTGACGACGTACAAGGCGAGATTGAATTTAAGAATGTAAGCTTTAGTTATATAAAAGGCGAGCCTGTGCTTAAGAACATATCCTTTAAGATAAAGAAGGGTGAATCCATCGCCTTAGTAGGTCCTACAGGTTCAGGTAAGACATCAATCATATCACTATTAACAAGGTTCTACGAGATAGACGAAGGCGAGATACTAATCGACGGCATCAACATTAACGACATAAGAAAAGAAGACCTTAGAAGGAACATAGGCGTTGTCTTGCAAGATGTATTTTTGTTCTCAGGTACTATCAGGGACAACATCAAACTTAACAAAGAGATATCAGACGAAGAGATACTTAAGATATCGAAGTATGTTAATGCCGACTCCTTTATACAAAAGCTTCCAGGCAAGTATGACGAGCCTGTTATGGAGAGGGCATCGACACTGTCATCAGGTCAAAGGCAGCTACTTAGCTTTGCAAGGACACTAGTATATGAACCAAAGATACTCGTGCTTGATGAAGCTACTGCCAACATCGATACAGAGACAGAACTTTTAATACAAGACGCGGTGAAGAAACTTATCAAAGGAAGGACATCTATCGCCATAGCGCATAGACTATCAACTATACAACACGTTGACAAGATACTCGTTATTAAGAACGGTACTATTAGAGAAGAAGGTACGCATCAAGAGCTTCTTGACAAGAAGGGTCTTTACTACGACTTATATAGATTACAATATGATAAATAG
- a CDS encoding YtxH domain-containing protein produces MGLFDFISAKAREEQRKERMKNAGNIAMGTLLGLAAGAAASYLFAPRSGEETREMIAKKSRDTYNDMREGLANATQRAKELGQCAMEKAKEFKEEAAQRAEELKEEAEEKAKELKDKAEDKAIEAKKEVEKKANDVKKDVEKEVEKAKK; encoded by the coding sequence ATGGGACTATTTGATTTCATATCAGCGAAAGCGAGAGAAGAACAAAGAAAAGAAAGAATGAAGAACGCTGGCAACATTGCCATGGGTACTTTATTAGGACTAGCAGCAGGTGCTGCAGCAAGCTATCTATTTGCACCAAGAAGTGGTGAAGAAACTAGAGAGATGATTGCTAAGAAGAGTAGAGATACTTATAACGACATGAGAGAAGGCCTTGCTAATGCAACTCAAAGAGCAAAAGAGCTAGGTCAATGCGCTATGGAAAAGGCAAAAGAGTTTAAGGAAGAAGCTGCTCAAAGAGCTGAAGAACTTAAAGAAGAAGCTGAAGAAAAAGCTAAAGAGCTTAAAGATAAGGCAGAAGACAAAGCAATTGAAGCTAAAAAAGAAGTAGAAAAGAAGGCTAACGACGTTAAGAAGGATGTTGAAAAAGAAGTAGAAAAGGCTAAGAAATAG
- a CDS encoding YdjY domain-containing protein, whose protein sequence is MKKIKILAILLMVSMLLVACGPKTDTKPEETKTAEATETKESSDTEEKTDDKDTATLNGVTEENPLKVDKDSKSVTIYAKYNGKFETEATRHLAIFKDGKLSDMSIFSSYVSPVDFYDALVEVGAEAGNNMNADNAATTKTEGSKLDVSLTWEGKDSPIGVDEVVKDSNGKALDIRFSGNIDNSKEFNTGCITCLDSCFVGITSNGEYPLGAIEETKEVSFSVDADKAPEDGTPVAITYTVK, encoded by the coding sequence ATGAAAAAAATTAAAATTTTAGCAATCTTATTAATGGTCTCAATGTTATTAGTTGCATGCGGACCAAAAACAGATACTAAACCAGAAGAAACTAAGACAGCTGAAGCAACTGAAACAAAAGAATCAAGCGACACAGAAGAAAAAACAGATGATAAAGATACTGCAACATTAAATGGCGTTACAGAAGAAAATCCACTAAAAGTGGATAAAGACTCTAAGAGCGTAACAATCTATGCTAAGTACAACGGAAAATTTGAAACAGAAGCAACAAGACACTTAGCAATCTTTAAAGATGGCAAGTTAAGCGATATGTCAATCTTTTCATCTTATGTATCTCCAGTAGACTTCTACGACGCTTTAGTTGAAGTAGGAGCTGAAGCTGGTAACAACATGAATGCTGACAATGCTGCAACAACTAAGACAGAAGGCTCTAAGCTTGATGTAAGTTTAACATGGGAAGGCAAAGATAGTCCAATAGGTGTTGATGAAGTAGTTAAAGATTCAAACGGTAAAGCTTTAGACATCAGATTCTCAGGAAACATTGATAATTCGAAAGAATTCAACACAGGATGCATTACATGTCTTGATTCATGCTTCGTTGGTATTACAAGTAACGGTGAATACCCACTAGGTGCTATTGAAGAAACAAAAGAAGTGTCATTCTCAGTAGATGCTGACAAAGCACCAGAAGATGGAACTCCAGTAGCAATCACATACACAGTAAAATAG